A stretch of Peteryoungia algae DNA encodes these proteins:
- a CDS encoding DUF817 domain-containing protein encodes MALVADGRNGLLSALDRRLIDQTPSPALTGFRRFVVEFLFFGIKEARACLFAGLFFLSIFVVPRAGVFGIPRYDVLLIIALAIQVWMVWTKLETTDELKAICLFHVVGFVLEAFKTAGANPSWSYQDFAYTKLFGVPLFSGFMYAAVGSYIIQAWRLLDLRIRHHPPYWMAIGVALAIYLNFFTHHYIGDYRWYLAALAIGLYARTTVTFRPFDRDRQMPMLLSFILIGFFIWVAENISTFFAIWHYPNQLGAWSTVHLGKWSSWTLLVMMTFTIVASLKHIRSTIHIPK; translated from the coding sequence ATGGCACTGGTGGCAGATGGACGAAACGGCCTCCTGAGCGCACTCGACCGCCGGCTGATCGACCAGACACCGTCTCCCGCGCTCACCGGCTTTCGGCGCTTCGTCGTCGAATTTTTGTTCTTCGGCATCAAGGAGGCGCGGGCCTGCCTGTTTGCCGGTCTGTTCTTCCTCTCCATATTCGTCGTTCCGCGCGCCGGCGTCTTCGGCATTCCTCGCTATGACGTCCTGCTGATCATTGCGCTTGCCATCCAGGTCTGGATGGTCTGGACAAAGCTTGAGACGACGGACGAGTTGAAGGCGATCTGCCTGTTCCATGTCGTCGGCTTCGTGCTCGAGGCGTTCAAGACCGCAGGTGCCAATCCGTCGTGGTCCTATCAGGACTTTGCCTATACGAAGCTCTTCGGCGTGCCCCTGTTTTCCGGCTTCATGTATGCGGCGGTCGGCAGCTACATCATCCAGGCCTGGCGGCTGCTCGACCTGCGCATCCGCCATCACCCGCCCTACTGGATGGCCATCGGCGTGGCGCTTGCCATCTATCTGAATTTCTTCACTCACCACTATATCGGCGACTATCGCTGGTATCTGGCGGCGCTCGCCATCGGCCTTTATGCCCGCACGACGGTCACCTTCCGCCCCTTCGACCGGGACCGCCAGATGCCGATGCTGCTCTCCTTCATCCTGATCGGCTTCTTTATCTGGGTGGCGGAGAACATCTCCACCTTCTTCGCCATCTGGCACTACCCCAACCAGCTCGGCGCCTGGTCGACTGTGCATCTGGGCAAATGGAGTTCCTGGACGCTGCTGGTCATGATGACCTTCACCATCGTCGCGTCCCTCAAGCATATCCGCTCGACAATCCATATTCCGAAGTGA
- a CDS encoding cytochrome c biogenesis CcdA family protein: protein MLSSALLAFLAGLLSLLNPCTLPLIPIVLGTAINRHRYGPVALAAGLTISFVAIGLFVALVGFSVGLDFSLFRMVAGIVMIFFGAVLLVPIAQHRMAAATGPVAAWSQARFGQFDDKGIKGQFLVGLLLGAVWSPCVGPTLGAASLMAARGENLLQVTGTMIAFGVGAALPLLVIGMLSREALARSRHRLLTVGQAGKSLMGGLLVITGALVVSGFDKSIEIWLLDIAPAWMIDLTTRI, encoded by the coding sequence ATGCTGAGCAGCGCTCTGCTCGCCTTTCTCGCGGGCCTTTTGTCCCTGCTCAATCCGTGCACGCTGCCGCTCATTCCGATTGTACTTGGCACGGCGATCAATCGGCATCGATACGGTCCCGTCGCTCTGGCGGCGGGGCTGACGATCTCGTTTGTCGCAATCGGGTTGTTCGTCGCGCTTGTCGGCTTCTCGGTCGGCCTCGACTTCAGCCTCTTCAGGATGGTGGCCGGGATCGTGATGATCTTTTTCGGCGCCGTGCTCCTCGTGCCGATCGCTCAACACCGGATGGCCGCCGCCACGGGGCCGGTCGCCGCCTGGTCTCAGGCACGCTTCGGTCAGTTCGATGACAAGGGCATCAAGGGGCAATTTCTCGTCGGCCTGCTGCTCGGAGCCGTCTGGAGCCCCTGTGTCGGACCGACACTCGGTGCCGCGTCCCTGATGGCGGCCCGCGGCGAAAACCTCCTGCAGGTGACCGGGACGATGATCGCGTTCGGTGTCGGTGCCGCCCTGCCGTTGCTGGTGATCGGCATGCTGTCTCGCGAGGCGCTCGCGCGGTCGCGGCATCGCCTGCTGACGGTCGGGCAAGCCGGCAAGAGCCTGATGGGTGGCTTGCTGGTCATCACGGGTGCCCTTGTCGTCTCCGGCTTCGACAAGAGCATCGAAATCTGGCTGCTCGACATTGCGCCGGCCTGGATGATCGACCTGACCACGCGGATCTAG
- a CDS encoding thioredoxin family protein yields the protein MTRYLKTWSAALAGAVMLATAGVAGAIEIAPFEASTFETAKAEGKSVVVDVTASWCSTCRAQTKIIDTLAGKPEYKDILVLKVDYDKQKDEMRSLGAQSRSTLIAFKGAEERGRSVADTNPASVEKLFTSALGQ from the coding sequence ATGACAAGATACCTGAAGACATGGAGTGCGGCGCTTGCAGGTGCCGTGATGCTGGCCACGGCGGGGGTTGCCGGTGCGATCGAGATCGCGCCCTTCGAGGCATCGACCTTCGAGACCGCCAAGGCGGAGGGCAAATCGGTGGTGGTCGACGTGACGGCCAGCTGGTGCAGCACGTGTCGGGCACAGACCAAGATCATCGATACGCTGGCCGGCAAACCGGAATACAAGGACATCCTCGTCCTCAAGGTCGACTACGACAAGCAGAAGGACGAGATGCGCAGTCTCGGCGCGCAAAGTCGCTCGACGCTGATCGCCTTCAAGGGCGCAGAAGAGAGGGGCCGCAGCGTGGCGGACACAAACCCCGCCTCTGTCGAAAAACTCTTCACCTCGGCGCTGGGGCAATAA
- the msrQ gene encoding protein-methionine-sulfoxide reductase heme-binding subunit MsrQ has translation MASLALPALPALPKRYRPASVWALYAVGLLPGLYAFYLGIFGGLGADPVRAFEHLLGLWALRFVCLGLTVTPLRDLFGINLIAYRRALGLLAFYYVLAHFAVYLTLDRGLILTSIAGDILKRPYIMLGMAGLLMLIPLALTSNQWSIRRLGQRWNMLHKLVYPVLLVAILHYALSLKVIDPEAAFYIAVTIILLGYRLIRPKIMERRRAKRMAAPRT, from the coding sequence ATGGCCTCGCTCGCCTTGCCCGCCCTGCCCGCGCTACCCAAACGTTATCGCCCGGCCTCCGTCTGGGCGCTCTATGCGGTTGGGCTGCTACCGGGGCTCTATGCCTTCTATCTCGGAATTTTCGGGGGGCTGGGGGCCGACCCCGTGCGCGCCTTCGAACATCTGCTGGGGCTCTGGGCGCTCAGATTCGTCTGTCTTGGGCTCACGGTGACGCCGCTCAGGGATCTGTTCGGCATTAATCTCATTGCCTATCGGCGCGCACTCGGTCTTCTTGCCTTCTATTACGTGCTGGCGCATTTCGCCGTCTATCTGACGCTGGACCGGGGCCTGATCCTGACGTCGATCGCCGGCGACATCCTGAAGCGGCCCTATATCATGCTCGGCATGGCGGGGCTTCTGATGCTGATCCCGCTGGCGCTGACGTCGAACCAGTGGTCGATCCGCAGGCTGGGTCAGCGCTGGAACATGCTGCACAAGCTGGTCTATCCCGTGCTGCTGGTCGCGATCCTGCATTATGCATTGTCGCTGAAGGTGATCGATCCTGAGGCCGCCTTCTACATTGCCGTGACAATCATACTGCTCGGCTACCGGCTCATCCGGCCGAAGATCATGGAGCGGCGGCGGGCAAAGCGCATGGCGGCGCCGCGGACCTGA
- the msrP gene encoding protein-methionine-sulfoxide reductase catalytic subunit MsrP, giving the protein MPHYHPPKIASSEITPKSLYMRRREFIGAAAGSFTAMALGSQALAAPLAAKPSIYKLDEKLTSKEDVTTYNNFYEFGTGKDDPARNAGSLNTRPWTIEVDGLVGKPQVIDIETIMKEIPMEERVYRMRCVEAWSMVIPWIGFPISAILDRVEPLGSAKYVAFETLVRPEEMQGQAGLFQALEWPYVEGLRLDEARHPLAILATGLYGETLPNQNGAPIRLVVPWKYGFKGIKSIVKITLTEQEPPSTWNRLQPSEYGFYANVNPEVDHPRWSQATERRIGEADGLFGGARINTLPFNGYADEVASLYDGMDLAKFF; this is encoded by the coding sequence ATGCCCCATTACCATCCGCCGAAGATCGCCAGTTCCGAGATTACCCCGAAGTCGCTCTACATGAGGCGGCGCGAATTCATCGGCGCGGCGGCCGGCAGCTTTACGGCCATGGCTCTCGGCTCTCAGGCGCTGGCGGCACCACTTGCGGCCAAGCCGAGCATCTACAAGCTCGACGAGAAGCTGACGTCGAAGGAAGACGTGACGACCTACAACAATTTCTACGAGTTCGGGACGGGCAAGGATGATCCGGCACGCAATGCGGGCTCGCTGAACACACGGCCCTGGACGATCGAGGTCGATGGACTGGTCGGAAAGCCGCAGGTGATCGACATCGAGACGATCATGAAGGAAATCCCGATGGAAGAGCGCGTCTACCGTATGCGCTGTGTCGAGGCCTGGTCGATGGTGATCCCATGGATCGGCTTCCCGATCTCTGCCATCCTCGACAGGGTCGAGCCGCTCGGCTCGGCAAAATATGTTGCCTTCGAAACCCTCGTCCGGCCTGAGGAAATGCAAGGTCAGGCGGGCCTCTTCCAGGCACTGGAATGGCCCTATGTCGAAGGGTTGAGGCTGGATGAGGCGCGCCATCCGCTCGCGATCCTTGCAACCGGCCTCTATGGTGAAACCCTGCCGAACCAGAACGGTGCGCCGATCCGTCTGGTCGTGCCGTGGAAATACGGCTTCAAGGGCATCAAGTCGATCGTCAAGATCACGCTCACCGAGCAGGAGCCGCCATCGACCTGGAACAGGCTGCAGCCGTCTGAATATGGCTTCTATGCCAATGTGAATCCCGAGGTTGACCATCCGCGCTGGAGCCAGGCGACCGAACGACGGATCGGCGAGGCCGACGGCCTGTTCGGTGGCGCGCGCATCAATACGCTGCCGTTCAACGGCTATGCCGACGAGGTGGCAAGCCTTTACGACGGCATGGACCTCGCGAAGTTCTTCTGA
- a CDS encoding thermonuclease family protein codes for MTRKPARVLLLKDARQKLNPEPSPHFNPFAALYRMRRVLMVALLATLTVIHFEKLPYSYLVVPAGNKLIDYGITGAVTPRPEPIEGRFVTCTGAQRINCVVDGDTFWYRAVKYRISDINTPEIGRPQCETERRLGLEAQVALLENLNGGGLTMERRERRDVDQYGRKLRVVLQDGRSVGDDLIARGLAHRWNGHKLNWCG; via the coding sequence ATGACCCGCAAACCTGCCCGCGTGCTCCTGCTGAAAGATGCCCGCCAGAAGCTCAATCCCGAGCCTTCGCCGCACTTCAACCCGTTTGCCGCGCTCTATCGCATGCGGCGCGTGCTGATGGTCGCGCTCCTCGCGACATTGACCGTCATTCATTTCGAAAAGCTTCCCTATTCCTACCTGGTTGTGCCAGCCGGCAACAAGCTGATCGACTATGGGATCACCGGTGCGGTTACCCCCCGTCCCGAGCCGATCGAGGGGCGCTTCGTCACCTGCACCGGCGCGCAGCGGATCAATTGCGTCGTCGATGGTGACACCTTCTGGTACCGGGCGGTGAAATACCGGATCTCGGATATCAACACGCCGGAGATCGGGCGCCCGCAATGCGAGACCGAACGGCGACTGGGGCTCGAGGCGCAAGTGGCGCTGCTGGAGAACCTGAATGGCGGAGGCCTCACCATGGAGCGGCGGGAGCGGCGCGACGTCGACCAGTATGGCCGCAAGCTTCGCGTGGTGCTCCAGGATGGCCGCTCCGTCGGCGACGACCTGATCGCCCGGGGGCTCGCGCATCGCTGGAACGGACACAAGCTGAACTGGTGCGGCTGA
- the ilvD gene encoding dihydroxy-acid dehydratase: MPVYRSRTTTHGRNMAGARGLWRATGMKDGDFGKPIIAVVNSFTQFVPGHVHLKDLGQLVAREIEAAGGVAKEFNTIAVDDGIAMGHDGMLYSLPSREIISDSVEYMVNAHCADAMVCISNCDKITPGMLSAAMRLNIPAVFVSGGPMEAGKAILQGRKVALDLVDAMVAAADDNISDADVDEIEKNACPTCGSCSGMFTANSMNCLTEALGLSLPGNGSTLATHADRKRLFVEAGHLIVDIARRYYEQDDESVLPRNVASKAAFENAMALDIAMGGSTNTVLHILAAAHEGGIDFTMDDIDRLSRRVPCLSKVAPAKQDVHMEDVHRAGGIMRILGELDRGGLINRDCPTVHAESIGHAIDRWDITRTNSETVRDFFKAAPGGVRTTQAFSQASRWDDLDTDGEKGVIRSVEHPFSKDGGLAVLKGNIALDGCIVKTAGVDESILKFKGPARVFESQDASVKAILSNEVKAGDVVVIRYEGPKGGPGMQEMLYPTSYLKSKGLGKVCALITDGRFSGGTSGLSIGHASPEAAQGGAIGLVREGDMIDIDIPNRTINLVVDPAELERRRAEQDAKGWFPAEKRKRNVTTALKAYAAFASSADKGAVRQLPE, from the coding sequence ATGCCCGTCTATCGTTCGAGAACCACCACCCACGGCCGCAACATGGCCGGTGCCCGCGGCCTCTGGCGCGCGACCGGCATGAAGGACGGCGATTTCGGCAAGCCGATCATCGCGGTCGTCAATTCCTTCACCCAGTTCGTGCCCGGTCACGTGCACCTGAAGGATCTCGGCCAGCTCGTCGCGCGTGAAATCGAAGCAGCCGGCGGTGTGGCCAAGGAGTTCAACACCATCGCCGTCGACGACGGCATCGCCATGGGCCATGACGGCATGCTCTATTCGCTGCCTTCGCGCGAGATCATCTCCGACTCGGTCGAATACATGGTCAACGCCCACTGCGCCGACGCCATGGTCTGCATCTCCAACTGCGACAAGATCACCCCCGGCATGCTCTCGGCCGCCATGCGCCTCAACATCCCTGCCGTCTTCGTTTCCGGTGGTCCGATGGAGGCCGGCAAGGCGATCCTGCAGGGCCGCAAGGTCGCGCTCGACCTCGTCGATGCCATGGTCGCGGCTGCTGACGACAATATCTCCGACGCCGATGTCGACGAGATCGAGAAGAACGCCTGTCCGACCTGCGGCTCCTGCTCGGGCATGTTCACCGCCAATTCGATGAACTGCCTGACCGAAGCGCTCGGCCTCTCGCTGCCGGGCAACGGTTCGACGCTTGCGACCCATGCCGATCGCAAGCGCCTCTTCGTCGAGGCTGGACACCTGATCGTCGATATCGCCCGCCGCTACTATGAGCAGGACGACGAAAGCGTTCTGCCGCGCAACGTCGCGTCCAAGGCTGCCTTCGAAAATGCCATGGCCCTCGACATCGCCATGGGCGGCTCGACCAACACGGTCCTGCACATCCTGGCGGCTGCCCATGAAGGCGGCATCGATTTCACCATGGACGATATCGATCGCCTGTCGCGCAGGGTGCCCTGCCTGTCCAAGGTAGCGCCCGCCAAGCAGGATGTGCATATGGAAGACGTCCACCGCGCCGGCGGCATCATGCGCATCCTCGGCGAACTCGACCGCGGCGGCCTGATCAATCGCGACTGCCCGACCGTGCATGCCGAATCCATTGGTCACGCCATCGACCGCTGGGACATCACCCGCACCAATTCCGAAACCGTGCGTGACTTCTTCAAGGCCGCTCCGGGCGGTGTCCGCACCACTCAGGCCTTCTCGCAGGCTTCGCGCTGGGACGATCTCGACACCGACGGCGAAAAGGGTGTCATCCGCTCCGTCGAGCATCCCTTCTCCAAGGATGGCGGTCTGGCCGTCCTCAAGGGCAACATCGCGCTCGACGGCTGCATCGTGAAGACCGCTGGCGTCGATGAATCGATCCTGAAGTTCAAGGGGCCGGCCCGCGTGTTCGAAAGCCAGGACGCCTCGGTCAAGGCGATCCTCTCGAACGAGGTGAAGGCTGGCGACGTCGTCGTCATCCGTTACGAAGGCCCGAAGGGCGGCCCCGGCATGCAGGAAATGCTCTATCCGACGAGCTATCTGAAGTCGAAAGGCCTCGGCAAGGTCTGCGCGCTGATCACCGACGGCCGCTTTTCGGGCGGCACCTCGGGCCTCTCGATCGGCCACGCCTCGCCGGAAGCAGCCCAGGGCGGCGCCATCGGCCTCGTGCGTGAGGGCGACATGATCGACATCGACATCCCGAACCGCACGATCAACCTCGTCGTCGATCCGGCCGAACTGGAACG